In a genomic window of Erigeron canadensis isolate Cc75 chromosome 5, C_canadensis_v1, whole genome shotgun sequence:
- the LOC122599181 gene encoding probable serine/threonine-protein kinase PIX13 yields MGNCIKGTGGGVDVNSNISANPSTPTKPSSTIGTSSSVGISGISTSSGSNISISPNGGEVLSAADLKVYTYSDLKACTKNFKSDMVLGVGGFGTVYKGWVDEKTMLPSKTGATTGTLVAIKKLNHESVQGFQEWQSEVNFLGRLCHPNLVKLLGYCREDKDLLLVYEFMQKGSLENHLFRRGSAVQPISWALRLKIAIGAARGLAFLHSSDDNVIYRDIKASNILLDGNYNAKISDFGLAKLGPSGGMSHVTTRIMGTYGYAAPEYIATGHLYVKSDVYGFGVVLLEMMTGLRALDTRRPGPQHNLVDWAKPLLPNRKKIKMLMDSKIDGQYSSKAAMLFAQLILHCLEQEPRKRPDMKQVVDILEQINAMRGKPKLIA; encoded by the exons atgggaaacTGCATAAAAGGTACAGGTGGTGGTGTAGATGTAAATTCCAACATATCTGCCAATCCAAGCACACCCACCAAACCTTCTTCTACTATAG GGACATCAAGTAGTGTTGGGATTTCTGGGATTAGTACTTCTAGTGGTAGTAATATAAGTATTTCACCAAATGGTGGTGAGGTATTGTCTGCGgcagatttgaaagtttatacaTATTCAGACTTGAAGGCTTGTACTAAAAACTTTAAATCAGACATGGTTCTTGGTGTAGGCGGTTTTGGGACCGTTTACAAAGGCTGGGTTGACGAAAAAACAATGTTGCCTTCTAAGACAGGTGCCACCACCGGAACCTTGGTTGCTATTAAAAAATTGAATCATGAAAGTGTTCAAGGATTTCAAGAATGGcag TCAGAGGTAAACTTTTTGGGACGACTTTGTCATCCTAACTTGGTGAAGCTACTTGGGTACTGTAGGGAGGATAAAGACCTTCTACTTGTCTATGAATTCATGCAGAAGGGAAGTTTAGAAAATCATCTCTTTAGAC GAGGTTCTGCGGTTCAACCAATTTCTTGGGCTCTACGGCTCAAAATAGCCATAGGTGCAGCTAGGGGACTAGCTTTTTTACACAGTTCAGATGACAATGTAATTTACAGAGATATTAAGGCCTCGAATATATTGCTTGATGGg AACTACAAcgcaaaaatttcagattttgGGTTGGCGAAATTGGGTCCTTCAGGTGGAATGTCACACGTAACAACAAGGATCATGGGGACATACGGGTATGCTGCTCCTGAGTACATTGCTACAG GGCATTTATATGTGAAGAGTGACGTTTATGGTTTTGGCGTTGTGCTGTTGGAAATGATGACCGGATTACGAGCACTTGACACGAGAAGACCTGGTCCACAACACAACTTAGTGGATTGGGCTAAGCCGTTGCTCCCAAACAGGAAGAAGATAAAGATGTTAATGGATTCAAAAATTGATGGTCAATATTCTAGTAAAGCTGCAATGCTATTCGCTCAACTCATCCTTCATTGCCTGGAACAGGAACCACGAAAACGGCCTGACATGAAACAAGTGGTGGATATTCTGGAGCAGATTAATGCAATGAGGGGGAAACCCAAACTGATAGCCTAA
- the LOC122601371 gene encoding LRR receptor kinase SERK2-like, translated as MERIPSWISAFAFLFVLALCSLSGVYGNSEGDALYAFKKQLTDRNNVLQSWDPTLVNPCTWFHVTCNSENSVTRVDLGHANLSGQLVSQLGQLSNLKYLQLYGNNINGVIPDSLGNLKNLVSLDLYMNRLSGHIPKSLGKLHKLCFLRLNNNALTGTIPYSLTSITTLKVLDLSNNRLRGYVPTNGSFSQFTAVSFAHNPKLIYPAVPQASGPTPPKA; from the exons ATGGAACGTATTCCCTCTTGGATTTCTGCTTTTGCTTTCTTGTTTGTTTTGGCATTATGTAGCTTGTCAGGGGTTTATGGGAATTCTGAAG GTGATGCTTTGTACGCCTTTAAGAAACAATTGACTGATCGCAACAATGTTCTGCAAAGTTGGGATCCAACCCTCGTCAATCCGTGTACATGGTTTCATGTTACTTGCAACAGTGAAAACAGTGTTACTCGAGT TGATCTTGGACATGCGAACTTGAGCGGTCAACTAGTTTCACAGCTTGGTCAGCTTTCCAATTTAAAGTACTT GCAGCTTTATGGTAATAACATCAACGGAGTAATTCCTGATTCGCTTGGGAACTTAAAGAACTTGGTGAGCTTGGATCTTTACATGAATCGGTTATCAGGTCACATTCCAAAATCATTGGGCAAGCTTCACAAACTTTGCTTCCT CCGTCTCAACAACAACGCTTTGACAGGAACTATTCCATATTCATTAACTTCCATAACCACACTAAAAGTTCT TGATCTATCAAACAACCGTTTAAGAGGATATGTTCCTACCAACGGCTCCTTTTCACAGTTCACAGCTGTCAG TTTTGCCCATAATCCGAAGTTGATATATCCTGCCGTTCCACAAGCTTCGGGTCCAACTCCACCAAAGGCATAA
- the LOC122601972 gene encoding beta-xylosidase/alpha-L-arabinofuranosidase 1-like, with amino-acid sequence MAFQKRSHLFLVLSTLFYLSNLLCVLSQNFPSYACDIDANPRLKEFAFCNTSLDIPTRVNDLLKRMTLEEKAGSIVSVSDRIERLGIPSYGWWSEALHGVSDTGPATWFNQSIVPGATSYPQVILTAASFNETLFSNIAKVVSDEARAMYNSGVAGLTFWSPNVNIFRDPRWGRGQETPGEDPLLTSRYGVAYVKGLQEIHNGGKDRLKVGACCKHYTAYDLDNWNGVDRFHFDAIVTKQDLEDTYNPPFKSCVLDGNVASIMCSYNKLNGVPTCVDKKLLKDTVRDQWKLNGYISSDCDSLQVIFRDQNWTKTPEEVAAHALHAGLDLNCGVSYKNFTANAVRKGLVNESVVDQAVRNSFVTLMRLGFFDGHPSKQIYGKLGKKDICTQANQDLAREAARQGIVLLKNNLGSLPLVPTDVKSLAVIGPNANATIAMIGNYAGVPCNYTTPLKGLSDSVATVFEPGCTDVKCNSTYEFEKAKNVSATADAVVLVMGTDLSVEREALDRTEIDLPGQQNLLVSEVAYAAKGPVILVIMSGGPMDITFAKRNPKITSIVWVGFPGQEGGAGLADVIFGRYNPSGRLPMTWYPRSYTNNVSMTNMNMRADPSSGYPGRSYRFYSGDTVYPFGFGLSYSLYVHKLVKAPKQVSIGLHKVHNCSTNCTSINITNDVCNGSSFNVDLMVRNIGKMSGSHTVLLFSYPPQVIKNSPNKQLLDFKRVQLDPWNATSVSFNIDACKQLSVVDEDGSRKLALGRHVLQMGDLKHSIRLKV; translated from the exons ATGGCCTTTCAAAAAAGATCACACTTATTTCTTGTACTTTCCACTCTATTTTACCTCTCCAATTTGTTGTGTGTTTTGTCTCAAAATTTTCCTAGCTACGCTTGTGATATTGATGCTAACCCGAGGCTAAAAGAATTCGCGTTTTGTAATACTTCACTCGATATACCAACCAGGGTTAATGATTTGTTAAAACGGATGACATTAGAAGAAAAGGCGGGGAGTATAGTGAGTGTATCGGATAGAATTGAACGCCTTGGGATACCGTCCTATGGCTGGTGGTCGGAGGCTTTGCATGGCGTGTCCGACACTGGTCCTGCTACTTGGTTTAATCAAAGTATAGTCCCTGGAGCCACTAGCTACCCTCAAGTTATCCTCACTGCAGCTTCATTCAATGAAACATTATTCTCTAATATTGCAAAG GTGGTTTCTGATGAAGCTAGAGCAATGTACAACAGTGGTGTAGCAGGACTAACATTTTGGTCACCAAATGTTAACATTTTTCGAGATCCAAGATGGGGAAGAGGGCAAGAAACACCAGGAGAGGATCCACTTTTAACAAGCAGATATGGAGTAGCTTATGTTAAAGGCTTACAAGAAATTCACAATGGTGGTAAAGATAGACTCAAAGTCGGAGCTTGTTGTAAACATTACACAGCCTATGATCTTGATAACTGGAATGGTGTTGACCGGTTCCATTTCGATGCTATT GTAACAAAACAAGATTTGGAGGATACATATAACCCTCCTTTTAAAAGCTGTGTTTTGGATGGAAATGTTGCAAGTATTATGTGTTCTTACAACAAACTTAACGGCGTACCAACTTGTGTCGATAAGAAGCTTTTAAAAGATACAGTTCGTGATCAATGGAAGTTAAACGG ATACATTAGCTCTGATTGTGATTCGTTACAAGTCATATTCAGAGACCAAAACTGGACTAAAACACCAGAGGAAGTTGCAGCTCATGCCTTACATGCAG GGCTGGATCTAAATTGTGGAGTTTCATATAAGAACTTCACAGCAAATGCAGTAAGAAAAGGACTCGTGAATGAATCAGTAGTTGATCAGGCAGTAAGGAATAGTTTTGTGACACTTATGAGGTTAGGATTTTTTGATGGTCACCCGAGCAAGCAAATATATGGGAAGTTAGGCAAGAAAGATATTTGCACTCAGGCTAACCAAGACCTAGCCCGTGAAGCTGCAAGACAAGGCATTGTTTTGCTTAAAAACAATTTGGGATCGTTACCACTCGTTCCAACTGACGTCAAGTCTTTAGCAGTAATCGGGCCTAATGCTAATGCTACAATAGCCATGATTGGTAACTACGCAGGTGTTCCGTGTAATTACACAACTCCTCTAAAAGGGTTATCCGATTCTGTTGCAACTGTGTTTGAGCCAGGTTGCACGGATGTGAAGTGTAATTCGACCTATGAATTTGAAAAGGCTAAGAATGTCTCGGCAACAGCTGATGCAGTGGTTTTAGTCATGGGAACTGATCTTTCTGTAGAGCGTGAGGCGTTAGATAGGACTGAAATAGATCTTCCCGGTCAGCAAAATCTTCTTGTTTCTGAGGTCGCATATGCAGCTAAAGGACCTGTGATTTTAGTTATAATGTCTGGTGGCCCAATGGATATTACATTCGCGAAACGTAACCCAAAAATCACCAGCATTGTATGGGTTGGGTTCCCTGGCCAAGAAGGTGGAGCTGGTTTAGCGGATGTCATTTTTGGTCGTTATAACCCAA GTGGAAGACTACCTATGACATGGTACCCTCGATCTTATACAAACAACGTATCCATGACCAACATGAACATGAGAGCAGACCCATCATCAGGTTACCCAGGTCGGAGTTACAGGTTCTATAGTGGCGATACTGTTTACCCATTTGGCTTTGGGCTTAGCTATTCATTATACGTTCACAAGCTCGTTAAAGCACCCAAACAAGTATCAATTGGATTACACAAAGTTCATAATTGCTCAACTAATTGCACGTCGATCAATATAACCAATGATGTTTGTAACGGGTCATCATTTAATGTTGATCTTATGGTAAGGAATATTGGAAAGATGAGCGGAAGCCACACTGTCTTGCTATTCTCCTACCCTCCGCAAGTGATAAAGAATTCACCTAATAAACAGTTGTTGGATTTCAAAAGAGTGCAATTGGATCCTTGGAATGCAACTTCGGTTAGCTTTAACATCGATGCTTGCAAGCAATTGAGCGTGGTCGATGAAGATGGTAGTAGAAAGCTTGCGTTAGGGCGCCATGTTCTTCAAATGGGAGACCTTAAGCATTCGATTAGACTTAAGGTTTAG
- the LOC122599426 gene encoding BRASSINOSTEROID INSENSITIVE 1-associated receptor kinase 1-like, producing MDWSFPFLLVCFFSDLLILVYGNLEGDALYALKDKFTDPNNVLQSWDQTLANPCTWFHVTCNLENNVIRVDLGGANLSGQLVPDLGQLTNLQYLSLYNNNITGNIPSEIGNLTQLVSLDLYQNQLDGDIPATLGTLQKLRSLRLNNNKLSGTIPLSLTTVNTLQVLDLSFNLLSGRIPVNGSFTNFTDLSFSNNTKLIFPTPVGLAPTPNSPSPSGGNNNTAAIAGGVAAGTALLFGTLIGLAFWQCRQPPDRFFDLPAEEDPENHLGQLKRFSLRELQVATDSFSKKNILGRGGFGNVYKGRLADGSLVAVKRLKEERKHGDELQFQMEVEIISLAVHRNLLRLIGFCMTPTERLLVYPYMVNGSVASCLKGRPNTKPALDWATRTRIAVGTARGLAYLHEHCTPKIIHRDVKAANIMLDEEFEAVVGDFGLARLLDWKVTHVTTAVRGTIGHIAPEYISTGRSTEKTDVYGYGVMLLELITGQQAYDLARLQKDESVMLLEWVKGLLQDKKLETLVDADLKVDVVNDDVERLVQIALLCTQEIAMERPSMSEVIRMLEGDGLDIKWDKWQNDDISRRKFSNINTSYPDFIQIISNYTPSADQLSAPR from the exons ATGGATTGGAGCTTTCCATTTCTACTTGTTTGCTTCTTTAGTGATTTGTTGATACTGGTTTATGGGAATCTCgaag gtgATGCATTGTATGCTTTAAAGGATAAATTCACGGATCCTAACAACGTTTTGCAAAGTTGGGATCAGACCCTCGCAAATCCATGTACATGGTTTCATGTTACCTGCAATCTTGAGAATAATGTTATTCGAGT TGATCTTGGAGGCGCGAATTTGTCTGGACAACTAGTTCCAGATCTTGGTCAACTTACGAACTTACAATATTT GTCgctttataataataacatcaCTGGAAACATTCCGTCTGAGATTGGGAATTTAACACAGTTGGTGAGTTTGGATCTATATCAGAACCAGTTAGACGGTGACATTCCAGCCACATTAGGCACGCTTCAGAAACTTCGTTCCCT TCGTCTCAATAACAACAAGTTGAGTGGAACAATTCCTCTTTCCTTAACTACTGTAAATACATTACAAGTTCT TGATCTATCGTTTAACCTTTTAAGTGGACGAATTCCTGTCAATGGatcatttacgaatttcaccgATCTCAG TTTCTCCAATAATACCAAGCTGATATTTCCAACGCCTGTTGGACTAGCTCCAACACCTAATTCTCCATCTCCTTCAG GCGGCAACAATAACACTGCAGCTATTGCTGGAGGAGTTGCTGCTGGTACTGCTCTTCTTTTTGGGACCTTGATTGGACTTGCTTTCTGGCAGTGTAGACAGCCACCAGATCGTTTCTTTGATTTGCCTG CTGAGGAAGACCCTGAAAATCATCTGGGACAACTAAAGAGATTTTCTCTACGTGAACTACAAGTGGCAACCGACAGTTTTAGTAAAAAGAACATTCTTGGACGAGGTGGATTTGGTAATGTTTACAAAGGACGGTTAGCTGATGGAAGCCTGGTGGCGGTAAAAAGACTTAAAGAGGAACGTAAACATGGTGATGAATTGCAGTTTCAAATGGAGGTCGAAATTATCAGTTTGGCAGTACATCGGAATCTACTTCGTCTAATAGGATTTTGCATGACACCAACTGAACGATTGCTCGTGTATCCATACATGGTCAATGGCAGTGTTGCATCATGTCTAAAAG GTCGACCCAATACAAAACCTGCACTTGATTGGGCAACAAGAACACGAATTGCAGTAGGAACTGCACGCGGTCTTGCTTATTTACATGAGCATTGTACACCTAAGATCATTCACCGTGACGTGAAAGCTGCAAATATAATGTTAGATGAGGAGTTTGAAGCAGTTGTTGGAGACTTTGGGTTGGCTAGGCTCTTGGACTGGAAAGTTACTCATGTTACAACAGCAGTTCGAGGTACTATTGGACACATAGCCCCAGAGTATATATCCACGGGGAGATCTACAGAAAAAACCGACGTTTATGGGTATGGTGTGATGCTTTTGGAACTTATCACAGGGCAACAGGCCTATGATCTTGCTCGCCTTCAGAAGGATGAATCGGTCATGTTGCTCGAGTGG GTGAAAGGACTTCTGCAGGATAAGAAGTTAGAGACACTAGTCGACGCAGATTTAAAAGTTGATGTTGTGAATGACGATGTGGAAAGATTGGTACAGATTGCTCTGTTGTGCACACAAGAAATAGCTATGGAACGACCTAGTATGTCAGAAGTTATCAGAATGCTTGAAGGTGATGGTTTAGATATCAAGTGGGACAAGTGGCAGAATGATGATATTTCTCGAAGAAAGTTTAGCAACATAAACACTTCATATCCCGattttattcaaataatttcGAATTACACTCCTAGCGCCGATCAATTGTCTGCTCCTAGATGA